A region from the Melioribacter roseus P3M-2 genome encodes:
- a CDS encoding glycoside hydrolase 5 family protein: MKKYILVLLLLTGAFNSHYSQDGGVYVDDKGALRWNDSRSEVRLFGVNYTAPFAFSYKALKDLGLDIKSAIDLDVKHLVRLGVKAYRIHMWDREISDREGNLLENEHMELFDYLLMKLKENGIKIILTPIAWWGTRWPMPDVETPGFSQVYSKVELLTNPNARAAQRNYLKQVINHINRYTGISYKDEPSIIAVEIVNEPHHPDDPEVVTQYIDEMYHVLRSEGFAKPIFYNISETWSDLQAQAVCNSKAEGVSFQWYPTGLVHNKMLKGNYLFNVDEYKIPSESIEGFDRKAKMVYEFDAADIGYSYMYLAMARSFREAGMQFAAVFSYDPAQIAWSNTEYQTHFINLLYTPNKAIGMMIAARAFELLPHKKSFGRYPANNKFGVFLIDRKADLALMNCDTAFYYSNSTDIYPASQEKLKHIAGVGKSPLVDYEGTGAYFLDKIDSGLWKLGVYPDAVWIKDPFEQTSLNREAARLYFKKHEIKFNASLFGEKIKLYSYDGNYKLPDSAQSFVVEPGVYLLSDNSITKEMLSAHLSGADNFLGGLFLPEHGKGKVDVYNRTESVLNAANAPDFIFTVASEKKIIDADLYARRLWWRGFQKFELEKISAYEYRLSKKDNLFRPGLIEYCVVITTDDGKSVFPGGGALTPEDWDFDPANIWRLDITDTNISVLFDPLRDRKDLVFPHFSRDMRYSLDYKTGVSFTSLNINVTYTDNPSDGFGFQNGIEQYTNDSIDYEYMTLYGSAGDATGDTIKVNLLTNDGAVYSKEIVLTLEKNEYKIPLSEFKLSEALLLPNSYPRFLPRKRKSINTSKSLKENLKNLAFLQVVNEPGSAGVRQFSIGKILLTK, translated from the coding sequence ATGAAAAAATACATTCTTGTTTTACTTCTGTTGACAGGAGCGTTTAATAGTCACTATTCCCAAGACGGCGGCGTGTATGTTGATGATAAAGGCGCTCTGCGCTGGAACGACAGTCGTTCGGAAGTACGGTTGTTCGGCGTTAACTATACCGCGCCGTTTGCGTTTTCGTATAAAGCGCTTAAAGACCTCGGACTCGATATAAAAAGCGCAATTGATCTCGACGTTAAACACCTTGTGCGTCTGGGCGTCAAGGCTTATCGAATTCATATGTGGGACAGGGAAATTTCCGACAGAGAAGGCAATCTCCTGGAAAACGAGCATATGGAATTGTTCGATTATCTTTTGATGAAATTAAAAGAAAACGGCATTAAAATCATATTGACTCCGATAGCGTGGTGGGGCACAAGGTGGCCGATGCCGGACGTGGAAACGCCGGGTTTTTCTCAAGTCTATTCGAAAGTGGAGTTGTTGACAAATCCAAATGCGAGAGCCGCTCAAAGAAATTATCTTAAACAGGTTATTAATCACATAAACAGATATACCGGAATCTCATATAAAGACGAACCGTCGATAATTGCCGTAGAAATAGTAAACGAACCGCATCATCCCGACGATCCCGAAGTGGTTACTCAATATATCGATGAAATGTATCACGTTCTGAGAAGCGAGGGTTTTGCCAAGCCGATATTTTATAACATTAGCGAAACCTGGAGCGACCTACAGGCTCAGGCTGTATGCAATTCGAAAGCCGAAGGCGTTTCTTTTCAATGGTATCCGACCGGACTTGTTCACAATAAAATGTTAAAAGGGAATTATCTTTTTAACGTAGACGAATATAAAATACCGTCGGAATCAATCGAAGGGTTCGATCGAAAAGCAAAAATGGTTTATGAATTCGACGCCGCTGATATCGGCTATTCGTATATGTACCTTGCCATGGCGCGCAGTTTCAGAGAAGCCGGAATGCAGTTTGCCGCCGTATTCAGTTACGACCCCGCCCAAATCGCATGGAGCAATACCGAATATCAAACGCATTTTATTAATCTTTTGTACACGCCCAATAAAGCCATCGGAATGATGATTGCAGCCAGGGCGTTCGAGTTATTGCCTCATAAAAAATCGTTCGGCAGATATCCGGCAAATAATAAATTCGGCGTCTTCCTGATCGATCGTAAAGCCGACCTTGCATTGATGAATTGCGACACTGCGTTTTATTATTCCAACAGTACTGATATTTATCCCGCGTCGCAGGAAAAATTAAAACATATTGCCGGAGTGGGCAAATCGCCATTGGTTGATTACGAAGGCACGGGAGCTTATTTTCTAGATAAAATTGACAGCGGTTTGTGGAAACTCGGGGTTTATCCCGACGCTGTTTGGATAAAAGACCCCTTCGAACAAACAAGTCTTAATAGAGAAGCGGCGCGGCTCTACTTCAAAAAACACGAAATAAAATTTAATGCCTCTCTGTTCGGAGAAAAAATTAAACTCTATTCATACGACGGAAATTACAAGCTTCCCGACAGCGCGCAAAGCTTTGTCGTTGAACCCGGGGTCTATTTGTTGTCGGATAATTCGATAACGAAAGAAATGCTGTCCGCTCATTTGTCCGGCGCAGACAACTTCCTCGGGGGACTGTTTCTGCCGGAACATGGAAAAGGCAAAGTAGATGTTTATAACCGCACTGAATCCGTATTAAACGCCGCGAACGCTCCCGATTTTATATTTACGGTAGCGTCGGAAAAAAAGATAATAGACGCGGATCTGTATGCGCGCAGACTCTGGTGGCGGGGATTTCAGAAATTCGAGTTGGAAAAAATTTCGGCGTACGAATACCGTCTCTCAAAAAAAGACAATTTATTCCGTCCGGGATTGATTGAATATTGCGTCGTGATTACAACAGACGATGGAAAGAGCGTCTTCCCCGGCGGAGGCGCGCTAACTCCGGAAGATTGGGATTTCGATCCCGCAAATATCTGGAGGCTTGATATTACCGATACGAACATTTCGGTTTTGTTCGACCCTTTGCGGGATCGTAAAGATTTGGTCTTCCCGCATTTTTCCAGAGATATGAGGTACTCGCTCGATTATAAGACCGGAGTTTCATTTACCTCTTTGAACATTAATGTTACCTATACGGATAATCCTTCCGACGGCTTCGGCTTCCAGAACGGCATCGAACAATATACGAATGATTCGATCGACTATGAATATATGACGCTTTACGGAAGCGCAGGAGACGCTACTGGAGATACAATAAAAGTGAACCTGCTTACAAACGACGGAGCGGTCTATTCAAAAGAAATAGTATTGACTCTCGAAAAGAATGAATATAAAATTCCGCTTTCGGAATTCAAATTATCGGAAGCATTGCTTTTGCCCAATTCGTATCCGCGTTTTTTGCCTCGCAAAAGGAAAAGTATAAACACATCAAAATCCTTAAAAGAGAATCTCAAAAATTTGGCCTTCCTTCAGGTCGTAAACGAACCCGGGTCGGCGGGCGTACGACAATTCAGCATCGGAAAGATATTATTAACAAAATAA
- a CDS encoding glycosyl hydrolase 53 family protein, whose translation MKFFLKLSFVFFISVILFAQNENEFIRGVDISFTPQIEDLGGKFKLNGETRDLLDILKEKGVNYVRLRLWHTPSDGYCGLEKTLEFAKRIKAAGFKFLLDFHYSDWWADPGKQNKPAAWQNLSFESLKDSVYEYTKFVLNSLKNQNALPDMVQIGNEITGGMLWPDGKLYGDGLNEAAQWIKFTDLLKEGIRAVKDVDSSHIKIMIHIDKGGNNSASVYFYNQLNKHNVEYDVIGLSFYPWWHGSLEQLEYNLNDLAARFKKEIIVAETAYPWTLQYQNDGHGNIFGPDKSLLKGFPATPRGQKDFLIFLKKIIKETRNGKATGFFYWEPAYISVPPIGSSWENLTVFGFTNSNLEAEALESINAFLPEEDLPVVNVTVTVNTSTLADTLKTNGIVQLRGEVKGKSSSLLPDGKRISWDSQSELILKNIDGDYWRTTFQMYEDDTLEFKIWTGHTLAKPTRLRAGFEGLVSAYDGSGRNIRLFIAGGNDTVLPVQYFNSTPEWTDQYYNPVEHIEDSVGVMFRVNLAGLVKNNLFDPNKNQTVAVRGDSVQSGGVLSWNVNKLELEREIYSADEAPFYSGVIYFPKDKIEKGRKINYKFYVDGSSFGGWESGVDDRFFYFPENDTTLHWKFFNDNKTITGLNNENNEIPKDIVLYQNYPNPFNPSTTIEYSLSRGVDVNIDIYNVYGELIKSFEENSKPPGRYSVVWYGDDNYGNRVSSGVYFLKLTADNKTITKKLTLLK comes from the coding sequence CCTGAAGCTATCTTTTGTGTTCTTTATTTCTGTTATTCTTTTTGCACAAAACGAGAATGAATTTATAAGGGGAGTGGACATTTCGTTCACTCCCCAAATTGAAGATCTCGGCGGGAAATTTAAATTAAACGGCGAGACGAGAGACCTGCTCGATATCCTGAAAGAAAAAGGAGTTAATTACGTTCGACTCAGATTGTGGCACACTCCTTCCGACGGTTACTGCGGACTCGAAAAGACGCTCGAATTTGCCAAAAGAATAAAAGCTGCGGGATTTAAATTTTTGCTCGATTTCCATTACTCTGATTGGTGGGCTGATCCCGGAAAACAGAACAAACCTGCCGCCTGGCAAAATCTGTCTTTTGAAAGTCTGAAAGACAGCGTTTACGAGTATACTAAATTTGTATTGAACTCGCTTAAAAACCAAAATGCTCTGCCCGATATGGTGCAGATTGGAAATGAAATTACGGGCGGAATGCTCTGGCCCGACGGCAAGCTATACGGCGACGGACTTAACGAAGCTGCTCAATGGATTAAATTTACCGACCTTCTGAAAGAAGGAATACGAGCCGTTAAAGACGTCGACTCGTCTCACATTAAAATAATGATTCATATAGATAAAGGCGGAAACAACAGCGCTTCGGTTTATTTCTACAACCAGTTAAACAAACACAATGTGGAATACGACGTAATCGGACTTTCGTTTTATCCCTGGTGGCACGGCTCTCTGGAACAACTTGAGTATAATCTTAACGATCTTGCCGCCAGATTCAAGAAAGAGATTATTGTCGCCGAAACGGCATATCCGTGGACGCTTCAATATCAAAATGACGGACATGGAAATATATTCGGTCCTGATAAAAGTTTGCTGAAGGGCTTCCCTGCCACGCCGAGAGGTCAGAAAGACTTTTTAATTTTCCTCAAGAAAATTATCAAAGAAACTCGCAACGGCAAAGCTACCGGATTTTTTTACTGGGAACCTGCTTATATCTCTGTGCCGCCTATCGGCTCGTCATGGGAAAATCTTACTGTCTTCGGATTTACAAACTCCAACCTGGAAGCCGAAGCTCTTGAGTCGATTAATGCGTTTTTACCCGAGGAAGATTTGCCCGTGGTTAATGTTACCGTTACCGTTAACACATCAACGCTGGCAGATACTTTGAAAACAAACGGAATTGTTCAGTTGCGCGGGGAAGTAAAAGGCAAAAGTTCGAGTCTTCTTCCCGACGGAAAGAGAATTTCGTGGGACAGTCAATCAGAATTGATATTGAAAAACATCGACGGCGACTATTGGCGGACGACTTTCCAGATGTATGAGGACGACACTCTCGAATTCAAAATCTGGACAGGTCACACGCTCGCAAAACCGACGCGTTTGCGCGCAGGCTTTGAAGGACTCGTGTCGGCTTACGACGGAAGCGGCAGAAATATAAGGCTTTTTATTGCCGGCGGCAACGACACTGTTTTGCCGGTTCAATATTTTAATTCCACTCCGGAATGGACAGATCAATATTACAATCCCGTGGAGCATATAGAAGATTCCGTCGGAGTGATGTTTCGCGTTAATCTTGCCGGGTTGGTAAAAAACAATCTATTCGATCCGAACAAAAATCAAACTGTCGCGGTAAGGGGCGATTCCGTTCAATCCGGGGGAGTTCTTTCATGGAACGTCAACAAACTCGAGCTTGAACGCGAAATCTACAGCGCGGACGAAGCCCCGTTTTATTCGGGAGTAATTTATTTTCCTAAAGACAAGATTGAAAAGGGCAGAAAAATCAATTATAAATTTTATGTGGATGGAAGTTCTTTCGGCGGCTGGGAATCGGGCGTCGACGACAGATTTTTTTATTTCCCCGAAAACGACACCACGCTCCATTGGAAATTCTTTAACGACAATAAAACGATTACCGGGTTGAATAACGAAAATAACGAAATACCCAAAGATATCGTACTCTATCAAAATTATCCCAATCCGTTCAATCCCTCTACTACGATTGAATATTCGCTTTCGCGCGGCGTCGATGTTAATATAGATATTTACAACGTCTACGGAGAATTAATAAAATCTTTTGAAGAAAATTCGAAACCGCCCGGGCGTTACAGCGTCGTTTGGTACGGCGACGATAATTACGGCAACCGGGTTTCTTCGGGAGTTTATTTTCTAAAACTCACAGCGGACAACAAAACCATTACAAAAAAACTGACGCTTTTAAAATGA